From Mastacembelus armatus chromosome 13, fMasArm1.2, whole genome shotgun sequence, one genomic window encodes:
- the trip12 gene encoding E3 ubiquitin-protein ligase TRIP12 isoform X2 translates to MSNRPNSNPGGSLRRSQRNTAAAQPQDHTVAGRLQSEQVKHKANSPPESRRPNSKASKATASSATGQSRGHSSRRSSLTLSVASFVLQDDPEAAGTSEQERPGHQSKSEGTRGLKRSEAPDQISTFGPTPAKKPKLLPPPRENTSETKKGSAKSKKRSLASEPPASSGRGQSKKSGAAGASTIQKRKKADSLPGLSSTAGSLPNRTEGRTAKPTKLASKSAASAKAGCSNVTDSSSSASTSSSSSTTGTNSATTQGARVKQGKDQTKARRSRSASSPSPRRSTRDKEQAKSASSSKFEWAARFNPKVNLPKPKLSLPGSSKTETSKPGPSGLQAKLASLRKSTKKRSESPPAELPSFRRSTRQKTTGSCASTSRRGSGLGKRGAADARRQEKMADSDNNQDGANSSAARTDEASQGASASSSVAGAVGMTTSGESESDDSEMGRLQALLEARGLPPHLFGPLGPRMSQLFHRTIGSGASSKAQQLLQGLQATGDESQQLQAAIEMCQLLVMGNEETLGGFPVKSVVPALITLLQMEHNFDIMNHASRALTYMMEALPRSSAVVVDAIPVFLEKLQVIQFIDVAEQALTALEMLSRRHSKAILQAGGLADCLLYLEFFSINAQRNALAIAANCCQSITPDEFHFVADSLPLLTQRLTHQDKKSVESTCLCFARLVDNFQHEENLLQEVASRDLLTNIQQLLVVTPPVLSSGMFIMVVRMFSLMCSNCPCLAVQLMKQNIAETLRFLLCGASNGSCQEQIELVPRSPQELYELTSLICELMPCLPREGIFAVDVMLKKGSAQTTEGAIWQWRDDRGLWHPYNRIDSRIIETAHQNGEDEISLSTLGRVYTIDFNSMQQINEDTGTARGIQRKPNPLANPNTGSHQEVRREDARAQLMKEDPELAKCFIKTLFGVLYEVYSSSAGPAVRHKCLRAILRIIYFADAELLKDVLRNHAVSSHIASMLSSQDLKIVVGSLQMAEILMQKLPDVFSVYFRREGVMHQVKNLAESESFLVTSPPKACPSGTASLCTTTISTASTTSANNATPDLGSPSFQHSMDDSLDLSPQGRLSDVLKRKRLPKRGPRRPKYSPPRDDDKVDNQAKSPTSTQSPKSSFLASLNPKTWGKLGAQTNNANSEPSRTAGVSGLARVPPKDSISNNRDKIKAWIKEQASKFVERYFNSENVDGSNPALNVLQRLCTATEQLSLQVDGGTECLVEISSIVSESDVSSFEIQHSGLVKQLLIYLTSNTDRDLLSRDIRLKRFLHVFAGCPVPGMEPLGRIDPTENGPYLALVHKMNSCLSQMEQFPVKVHDFPSGNGNGSRGSQALKFFNTHQLKCQLQRHPDCTNVKQWKGGPVKIDPLALVQAIERYLVVRGYGRIREEEEDSDDDGSDDEIDESLAAQFLNSGSVRHRLQFYIGDHLLPYNMTVYQAVRQYSLQAEEERESTDDEANPLGRAGIWTKTHTIWYKPVREDEDGSKDSVGGKRGRAQTAPTKTSPRNAKKQDELWHDGVCPSIISPLETYLTSEPPETITFDDPSLDVNLLMRVLHSISRYWFYLYDNAVCKEIIPTTEFINSKLTAKANRQLQDPLVIMTGNIPTWLIELGKTCPFFFPFDTRQMLFYVTAFDRDRAMQRLLDTNPEINQSDSQDSRVAPRLDRKKRTINRDELLKQAESVIQDLGSSRAMLEIQYENEVGTGLGPTLEFYALVSQELQRADLGLWRGEEVTLANPKGSQEGTKYMFSSRGLFAVPFGRTTKPAHIAKIKMKFRFLGKLMAKAIMDFRLLDLPLGLPFYKWMLRHELSISSHDLVNIDPGVAKSIQHLEDIIRQKKRLEQDRSQTRETLQQALESLNMNGCSVEDLGLDFTLPGFPNIELKKGGKDVPVTIYNLEEYLRLVVYWTLNEGVSRQFESFREGFESVFPLHHLQYFYPEELDQLLCGSKSETWDVKTLMECCRPDHGYTHDSRAVRFLFEVLSSFDAEQQRLFLQFVTGSPRLPVGGFRSLNPPLTIVRKTFESTENPDDFLPSVMTCVNYLKLPDYSSIEIMREKLLIAAREGQQSFHLS, encoded by the exons ATGTCCAACCGGCCTAATTCCAATCCAGGGGGGTCACTGCGCCGTTCACAGAGGAACACTGCTGCGGCCCAGCCACAAGACCACACAGTCGCGGGAAG GTTGCAGTCAGAGCAGGTAAAACATAAAGCAAATTCCCCACCTGAAAGTAGAAGACCTAATTCTAAGGCTTCCAAAGCCACAGCCAGCTCAGCCACTGGCCAGTCCAGAGGGCACAGCTCAAGAAG AAGCAGTCTTACTCTGTCCGTGGCTTCATTTGTGTTGCAAGACGACCCAGAGGCTGCAGGGACATCTGAACAAGAACGACCAGGCCACCAGTCAAAGAGTGAAGGCACCAGAGGACTTAAACGAAGCGAAGCTCCTGACCAAATTAGTACCTTTGGACCGACCCCTGCCAAGAAGCCCAAATTGCTTCCACCACCTCGTGAGAATACCTCAGAGACCAAGAAAGGCTCAGCTAAATCCAAGAAGAGATCACTTGCATCAGAACCACCTGCATCCTCAGGTCGAGGTCAAAGCAAGAAGAGTGGGGCCGCTGGGGCCTCAACAATCCAGAAACGGAAGAAAGCGGACTCTCTCCCCGGTCTAAGTAGTACCGCTGGGTCCCTCCCCAATCGTACTGAGGGCAGAACTGCAAAACCCACCAAGCTGGCGTCTAAATCGGCCGCCTCAGCCAAAGCTGGGTGTAGCAACGTGACAGACtcatcctcctctgcctccacctcttcctcttcctccaccacaGGCACCAACAGTGCTACCACACAGGGTGCCCGTGTCAAACAGGGAAAAGATCAGACCAAGGCACGCCGCTCTCGCTCGGCCTCAAGTCCTTCCCCACGCCGTAGTACCCGAGATAAAGAGCAGGCCAAATCTGCTAGCTCTTCAAAATTTGAGTGGGCAGCACGCTTCAACCCCAAAGTCAATCTGCCAAAACCTAAACTGTCCTTGCCTGGATCTTCCAAAACTGAGACCTCCAAACCTGGGCCATCAGGATTACAGGCTAAACTAGCAA GTTTGAGAAAATCAACTAAGAAGCGCAGCgagtctcctccagcagagCTCCCCAGCTTTCGGCGGAGCACACGTCAGAAGACCACGGGCTCCTGTGCCAGCACCAG TCGGCGGGGCTCAGGCCTGGGCAAGCGCGGGGCAGCTGACGCTCGCCGACAGGAGAAAATGGCCGACTCCGACAACAACCAGGATGGGGCCAACTCGTCAGCCGCTCGCACTGATGAGGCGTCACAAGGGGCTTCAG CTTCAAGCTCTGTTGCTGGAGCAGTGGGCATGACCACCTCCGGAGAGAGTGAGTCTGATGACTCTGAAATGGGAAGGCTTCAAG CCCTACTGGAGGCCAGGGGTCTCCCCCCACATCTTTTTGGGCCCTTGGGACCTCGCATGTCACAGCTGTTTCACAGAACCATAGGCAGTGGAGCAA GTTCCAAGGCTCAGCAGCTACTGCAGGGCCTGCAGGCCACAGGTGATGAGTCTCAGCAGCTCCAAGCTGCTATTGAGATGTGCCAGCTGCTGGTGATGGGCAATGAGGAAACACTTGGTGGATTCCCTGTCAAAAGTGTGGTGCCCGCTTTG ATTACACTGTTACAAATGGAGCATAACTTTGATATT ATGAATCACGCCTCTCGTGCACTTACGTATATGATGGAGGCACTCCCACGCTCCTCTGCTGTGGTGGTTGATGCTATTCCTGTCTTCCTGGAGAAG CTTCAGGTGATCCAGTTCATTGACGTAGCAGAGCAGGCCCTGACAGCCTTGGAGATGTTGTCAAGGCGACACAGCAAAGCCATTTTGCAGGCT GGTGGCCTTGCTGACTGCCTCCTATACCTAGAGTTCTTCAGCATTAATGCTCAGAGGAATGCCTTGGCCATTGCAGCTAACTGCTGCCAGAGCATTACTCCAGACGAGTTCCACTTTGTTGCTGATTCTCTGCCACTGCTGACTCAGAGACTGACACACCAG gataaAAAATCCGTTGAAAGCACTTGTCTCTGTTTCGCCAGACTGGTGGACAACTTTCAGCATGAAGAG AACTTGCTCCAGGAGGTGGCATCACGGGACCTGTTGACCAACATTCAGCAGCTGCTGGTAGTGACCCCTCCTGTACTTAGCTCGGGGATGTTCATCATGGTTGTGCGCATGTTTTCCCTTATGTGCTCCAACTGCCCCTGCCTGGCAGTCCAGCTCATGAAACAGA ACATAGCAGAAACTTTGCGTTTCCTCTTGTGTGGTGCATCAAATGGCAGCTGCCAAGAGCAGATTGAACTGGTACCCCGGAGCCCCCAGGAGCTCTATGAACTGACCTCCCTCATATG TGAGCTGATGCCCTGCCTGCCTAGAGAGGGCATATTTGCAGTTGATGTAATGCTAAAGAAGGGCAGTGCCCAGACAACAGAGGGAGCAATCTGGCAGTGGAGGGATGACCGGGGACTGTGGCATCCTTACAACCGCATTGACAGCCGCATCATTGAG ACAGCCCACCAAAACGGGGAGGATGAGATCAGCTTGTCAACCCTGGGCCGCGTGTACACAATTGATTTCAACTCTATGCAGCAGATAAATGAAGATACAGGAACAGCACGCGGTATCCAGAGGAAACCTAATCCTCTTGCCAACCCCAATACAG GGAGTCACCAGGAAGTTCGTCGAGAAGATGCACGAGCGCAGTTGATGAAGGAAGACCCTGAGCTGGCGAAGTGCTTTATCAAAACTCTGTTTGGGGTCTTGTATGAGGTCTACAGCTCATCAGCTGGCCCTGCTGTCAGACACAAGTGCCTTAGAGCCATCCTCAGGATCATCTACTTTGCTGATGCAGAGCTGCTGAAGGATGTACTGAGGAATCATGCTGTGTCCAG TCACATTGCCTCCATGCTCTCCAGCCAGGACCTGAAGATTGTAGTAGGTTCTCTGCAGATGGCTGAGATCCTCATGCAGAAGCTGCCTGATGTCTTCAGTGTCTACTTCAGAAGAGAAG GTGTAATGCACCAGGTGAAGAACCTGGCTGAGTCTGAGAGCTTTCTAGTCACTAGCCCCCCTAAGGCTTGCCCTAGTGGTACTGCCAGTCTGTGCACTACCACCATCAGTACTGCCTCCACCACATCTGCTAATAATGCAACTCCTGACCTGGGCTCACCCAGCTTCCAGCACAGCATGGACGACTCATTGGACCTCAGCCCACAGGG GCGGTTAAGTGATGTCCTGAAGAGGAAACGACTACCCAAAAGAGGGCCCAGAAGACCAAAATATTCTCCCCCAAGAGATGATGATAAAGTAGACAATCAGG CCAAGAGCCCTACCAGTACTCAGTCACCCAAATCATCCTTCTTGGCCAGTCTCAATCCCAAGACCTGGGGCAAGCTGGGTGCCCAGACCAACAATGCCAACTCAGAGCCATCACGCACAGCGGGAGTTAGTGGCCTGGCAAGGGTACCTCCCAAGGACTCAATTTCAAACAACAG aGACAAAATCAAAGCCTGGATTAAAGAACAGGCAAGTAAGTTTGTGGAGCGCTACTTCAACTCAGAAAATGTGGATGGCAGCAACCCTGCACTGAATGTACTCCAGAGACTTTGCACAGCCACTGAGCAGCTCAGCCTGCAG GTGGATGGTGGGACAGAGTGCCTGGTGGAGATCTCCAGTATTGTATCAGAATCTGATGTATCATCTTTTGAGATTCAGCACAGTGGGCTGGTGAAGCAGCTCCTGATCTATTTGACCTCCAACACAGACAGGGACTTGTTGAGTCGTGACATACGTCTTAAGAGATTCCTACATGTGTTTGCTGGGTGTCCG GTTCCAGGAATGGAGCCTCTAGGTCGCATAGACCCAACAGAGAATGGGCCTTACCTGGCACTGGTGCACAAGATGAACAGCTGTCTAAGCCAGATGGAGCAGTTTCCAGTCAAAGTGCACGATTTTCCCAGTGGCAATGGCAATGGCAGCAG GGGCTCTCAGGCACTGAAGTTCTTCAACACACATCAGCTCAAGTGTCAGCTGCAGAGGCATCCAGACTGCACTAATGTTAAACAGTGGAAAGGTGGCCCGGTAAAGATCGACCCCCTGGCGTTGGTGCAAGCCATTGAGAGATATCTCGTTGTCAGAG GGTATGGCCGAatcagagaagaggaagaagacagtgatgatgatggctCAGATGATGAAATAGATGAATCACTG GCAGCACAGTTCCTGAATTCTGGCAGTGTGCGGCACAGGCTACAGTTCTACATTGGTGACCACCTGTTACCATACAACATGACAGTATACCAGGCTGTACGGCAGTACAGTCTacaggcagaagaagaaagagaatcGACGGATGATGAGGCAAACCCACTTGGGCGAGCTGGCATCTGGACCAAAACGCACACAATAtg GTATAAGCCTGTaagagaggatgaggatggcAGCAAAGATTCTGTGGGTGGAAAAAGGGGCCGAGCCCAGACTGCGCCCACCAAAACCTCACCCCGCAATGCCAAGAAGCAGGATGAACTGTGGCATG ATGGTGTGTGTCCTAGCATCATCAGTCCCTTAGAGACATACCTCACTTCAGAGCCCCCAGAGACCATAACCTTTGATGACCCCTCTTTAGATGTCAATCTGCTGATGAGGGTCTTGCACTCAATCAGTAGATACTGGTTCTACTTGTATGAT AATGCAGTGTGTAAGGAAATAATTCCCACCACTGAGTTCATCAACAGTAAGCTGACAGCCAAAGCCAACCGTCAGCTACAAGACCCACTGGTCATCATGACGGGGAACATCCCTACTTGGCTCATTGAGCTTGGAAAGACCTG CCCTTTCTTCTTCCCCTTTGACACCCGGCAGATGTTGTTCTATGTCACTGCCTTCGATCGCGACAGAGCCATGCAGCGCCTACTGGACACAAACCCTGAGATCAACCAATCAGACTCTCAGGACAGCAGAGTTGCACCACGTCTTGACAGGAAAAAG CGGACGATAAACCGCGATGAGCTGCTAAAACAGGCCGAATCTGTGATACAGGACCTTGGCAGCTCCAGGGCAATGTTGGAGATTCAGTATGAGAATGAG gttgGCACAGGTCTTGGACCTACTTTGGAGTTCTATGCTCTGGTGTCTCAGGAGCTCCAGCGGGCTGACCTTGGCCTGTGGAGAGGTGAAGAGGTCACTCTGGCCAATCCTAAAG GAAGCCAAGAGGGAACCAAGTATATGTTCAGCTCCAGGGGACTGTTTGCTGTTCCCTTCGGCAGAACAACCAAACCAGCACACATAgccaaaatcaaaatgaaattccGTTTCTTAGGAAAGCTAATGGCCAAAGCCATTATGGACTTCAGACTG CTGGACCTGCCTCTGGGGCTGCCATTTTATAAGTGGATGCTACGGCATGAGTTGTCTATAAGCTCCCATGACCTGGTGAACATTGATCCCGGTGTGGCCAAGTCCATCCAGCACCTGGAGGATATTATCCGGCAGAAAAAGAGGCTGGAACAGGACCGGTCACAG ACGAGGGAGACCCTACAGCAGGCACTGGAGAGCCTCAACATGAACGGCTGCTCAGTGGAGGACTTGGGTTTGGACTTCACACTCCCGGGATTCCCGAACATTGAGCTGAAAAAGGGCGGCAAAGACGTCCCAGTTACCATCTACAACCTGGAAGAGTACCTCAGG TTGGTGGTGTACTGGACTTTAAATGAGGGTGTGTCCAGACAATTTGAGTCATTTAGGGAAGGATTTGAGTCAGTCTTCCCTTTGCATCACCTTCAGTATTTCTATCCAGAGGAG CTTGACCAGTTGCTGTGTGGCAGTAAATCAGAGACGTGGGATGTCAAGACGCTGATGGAGTGCTGTCGACCGGACCACGGATACACACACGACAG CCGTGCAGTTCGGTTCCTGTTTGAGGTGTTGAGCAGTTTTgatgcagagcagcagagacttTTCCTACAGTTCGTCACAGGAAGCCCTAGACTGCCTGTCGGAG